The Alosa sapidissima isolate fAloSap1 chromosome 5, fAloSap1.pri, whole genome shotgun sequence genome has a window encoding:
- the LOC121708973 gene encoding mediator of RNA polymerase II transcription subunit 31-like yields the protein METEEQARNRFQSELEFVQCLANPNYLNFLAQRGYFRDKPFVNYLKYLLYWKEPEYAKFLKYPHCLPMLELLQYEHFRKELVNAQCAKFIDEQQLLHWQHYARKRTRLQQALVEQQQQQALQQQLPHSNAVAK from the exons ATGGAAACGG AGGAACAAGCGAGGAACCGTTTCCAATCGGAGTTGGAATTCGTACAGTGTTTGGCAAATCCAAATTACCtcaatt TTCTGGCTCAGAGAGGTTACTTCCGAGACAAGCCCTTTGTGAACTACTTGAAGTACTTGCTTTACTGGAAGGAACCTGAATATGCCAAATTTCTAAA ATACCCCCACTGCCTGCCCATGCTGGAGCTCCTGCAGTATGAGCACTTCCGCAAGGAGCTGGTCAATGCCCAGTGTGCCAAGTTCATCGACGAGCAGCAGCTCCTGCACTGGCAGCACTATGCCCGCAAGCGCACGCGGCTGCAACAGGCCCTGGtggagcagcagcaacagcaagccctgcagcagcagctcccCCACAGCAACGCCGTGGCCAAGTGA